In Beijerinckia indica subsp. indica ATCC 9039, the genomic window AGCAGATCAGGCGCCAGCAGATCACCGAGACCGCCCGCGACGGCGCGCTTCCACACATCAGCCTGTCACCCGATTACGCCGGCCTCGGAGACAGCGATCTGGTGATCGAGGCGGCCACCGAAAACGAGGAGGTCAAACGCAAGATCTTCAGTGAGATCTGCGCGGTTTTGAAACCCGAGACGATTCTCGCCAGCAACACATCCTCCATTTCGATCACGCGATTGGCCTCGGTCACCGACCGGCCCGAGCATTTCATGGGCATTCACTTCATGAATCCCGTGCCGCGCATGCAGCTCGTCGAATTGATCCGCGGTATCGCCACCGAAAACTCGACTTTCGAAACGGCCAAGACCTTCATCACCCAACTCGGCAAGACGGTGACGGTTTCCGAGGATTTCCCGGCCTTCATCGTCAATCGTATTCTGTTGCCGATGATCAATGAGGCCATTTATACGCTTTATGAAGGGGTCGGCTCCGTCGAAGCCATCGATACTGCGATGCGGCTCGGCGCCAACCACCCGATGGGTCCCCTGCAACTGGCCGATTTCATCGGTCTCGACATCGTGCTATCCGTCATGCAGGTCTTGCATGAGGGTCTGGCCGATTCGAAATACCGCCCCTGCCCCTTGCTTGTGAAATATGTCGAAGCCGGCTGGCTCGGCCGCAAGGTGCAGCGCGGTTTCTACGATTATCGCAGCGGCACCCCAATCGCCACACGCTGAGGCCGGGGCGCGGGCGCGCTTCAGAAGACCGCCATTCGCATAAAACGTAGACGCCGCCCTCGGCGGTCATTATAAAGTCACGGAACGCTGTTTAAGACATGAGACCATGTTGAGCCGAACCAGATTCTGGCGCGACTCTTGAATCGAAATCGAGGCCTCCTCTGCGGGGTCAAGGCATGCCACCCTTG contains:
- a CDS encoding 3-hydroxybutyryl-CoA dehydrogenase; translation: MTEIKKIGIVGAGQMGCGIAQVCALAGIKVVLNDISSDRLNAALPTITANMDKQIRRQQITETARDGALPHISLSPDYAGLGDSDLVIEAATENEEVKRKIFSEICAVLKPETILASNTSSISITRLASVTDRPEHFMGIHFMNPVPRMQLVELIRGIATENSTFETAKTFITQLGKTVTVSEDFPAFIVNRILLPMINEAIYTLYEGVGSVEAIDTAMRLGANHPMGPLQLADFIGLDIVLSVMQVLHEGLADSKYRPCPLLVKYVEAGWLGRKVQRGFYDYRSGTPIATR